The following nucleotide sequence is from Methanofastidiosum sp..
ATGACCCATCAACTAGAGTTCCTCTTTTAAATGAATCAGATGCTAACACCATGATTGAAAATGGGAAGATATCAGGAGGGATGATCCCAAAAGTTCTTTCATCGATTTCTGCCTTAAAGGAGGGAGTGGGAGAAGTACACGTGATAAATGGAAAATCAAAGCACGTAATCCTTCAAGCATTAATAAATGCTGAAAGCTGTGGGACAAGACTCACATTATGATTTGTCTTCAAGACTAATAGACTCAATTACTAGAACGCCATTAATTTTTTCTATTATTTTTCTTGATTTTTCTACAATAAGCTTCTTTTTGAATATCGGAGCGTCTGTTACAAAAGTTTCATACTCGCCGCCCTCACCAGCTATGTGCACCCCATATCTTTTATTTAAGATTGTTAATTTCTCTAATATTTTTTCATCAATTACTTTGCCAAGAAAAGATTCATCAAGGCCGAGGGCAGATACTGAAACTATAATGACTTCAAAGTTATTTTTGATTAAGGATTCCATATATCCTTTAGTATCTGTATTCCATAAGGGGGCATAGTGAAGTATTCCGTAATGGTCAGCAATTTTTTGTATTCTTTCTCTCTGGTAATTTGACTCTATTGCACCTGTTATCACACCATCTATTTCTTTTTTTTTTACAAACTCACCAATTATATTATGCAATTCTTCAACTTCCTTTTCCTTTTCACCTTTGACTGATTTTTTAACTAAAGGAATTCCCATAGCTTCGGCCTGAAAAGAAGTAAAAGAGATATTGGGGACATGAAACATGTATGAATCATCTCGTTCTGACTCTAAAGAGAGCAGACAAACAACTTCGTGACCTTCTCTTATAGCAAGATATATGGCATAAAGAGAGTCTTTTCCGCCCGAAAATAGGGATAACATTCTCATAATTCAACTAAACTCAAAAAATTTAAATACTTTCTGTCAATCTAAGAGTTATGAAAAAGATTTTTGCGTCCTGTATTTTTGGGATTATAATTCTATCTATCTTCTCACCTCTAATTTTCGCTGAAAATGAGAATATTTTGTTTTATGGAAAAAGCCTTGGGAAGATTGAAGATTCGATTAAAG
It contains:
- a CDS encoding TIGR00289 family protein encodes the protein MRMLSLFSGGKDSLYAIYLAIREGHEVVCLLSLESERDDSYMFHVPNISFTSFQAEAMGIPLVKKSVKGEKEKEVEELHNIIGEFVKKKEIDGVITGAIESNYQRERIQKIADHYGILHYAPLWNTDTKGYMESLIKNNFEVIIVSVSALGLDESFLGKVIDEKILEKLTILNKRYGVHIAGEGGEYETFVTDAPIFKKKLIVEKSRKIIEKINGVLVIESISLEDKS